AGACAATTCCATGTGTCAATTCGAATTCGTTATGCTAAGGAAGCCCATGGACCAACtaaaaaagtcaaaaattccCCAACACCAGGTTCGGTTTGACAATTAGCTCCGTGCACATTCGGTGGAATATACATGAAACAAAAAGGAAAGATAACGATGGGGTCGGGGTCGGCCCATTTAAGTTgtgtggatggatggattttaTCTGAGATTTCCTCCAGCTATTTGGGAACTTGAACCGGCATTAGCCAAAAGGAAGGCAGAGGAATGTTGATGAAAGACTGGATTCTCCGAAAGATGAAGGCTTCTTGCAATCTCGGGCACTTGAATTGACGAGCCCCGGTCTCAGATATCGAAGCATTGTACGTTTAGTTGTAATGTCATTCGCTCCACGTATATCGCACCTCTGGAGTCTGCGATGTTTATGACCAATGATGTCTCTGGAACGAATCCATCGGAAGATCCGATGAAGATTGAAGCGCAAAATCGTCACTGTGACCTCACTGCATTTGCAATCATTGAGATGTTTCCAATACAAACCCTCTGATTGGTTGAGTTGGCTGCCCAGTGGGTGTAAGATGTGTCCCGAGAGGGCAATCGATCATCCAAACAAATATATGGGCTCGTGTATATCCTTTTCTAGCAATGGACACGGCGCCTAATATTTGATGGGATAACATGTCATCATGTAAGCGCTGGAGCCAGTGTATATATTATTTAGTAACGGGCCAGCCAGAAATTATCACACAACTGGCATCCACATTTTCTTTTCGATTTTCATCGCATCCGGATTGTTTTTAACAGGTTCCCTTTGTATAGGTTCATTGCTCCAAGTGTTGAATTCCACGGGATCCCAGGGTGATGCGTTGATGGGACACTTGTGCCAAACCTGGATAGGTTGGATTTCAATAGTCGCGAGTTCCCCATCCTGCCCCGTATGGGACAAATGTTCTTGCTATATATATCAAATGATCATGTCGGGATGTGGTAACAATTATGGCCCAACTATTGTATTCACGTCACTATGTGAAGGGATTTCGTTACTGTTATCCTTACGAAAATTAGACGAGAGCGAACTCTACTTTGCCTTGTTGGCAGTTTTTAAATTTGTCCTGTGTTCGACAGCAGATTACAAGAAAGACCAAGCACAGCTGCTGTAATAATAGCATTTACACTCAACTATTTAGAAACACGATACAAAAAATAGTGTATGGACTCGCAAAGAACAACTTGATAATCTGATGATGGTCTATTAACAAAGGCAGTGCAATATTCTAGATCGGACAAAAGTCAAGAACCGAAAAGCAATGAAACAACAGAAACGCACCTATGGCTTGGGGAGTGTCCATTTACCAAGGAACCTCTTTGCCAGCCCAATCCCAAACCTTGCCGCGTTGCTGCAGCGATAGATTTTCAACGACGTTGATCAGATTTGTGGCTGCATCTATAGCCTCAAAAGACTCTTGTCTGACAGCAGAGTCCCAAAATCCCTTGCTCAAGTCGGTCTTGACAGTCCCAGGGTGCACGCCAACACACATAGCCTTGGCACTGCTCTGCTCAAGGTACAGATCAAAGGTTTTCATGACCTGGTTGAGCGCCGCCTTGGAGGAGCGGTACGAATACCACCCGCCACGCATATTATCCTGGATAGACCCAACCCGCGCTGAAACATGGGCCCACTTGGCCGGGGTTTCCAAATTCTTGATGGAGGGGCTGGGGAGGAAGCGCGAAAAGTGCTTTATGATGAGCATGTGCGATATCGTGTTGATCTGGAAAGTCTCCTTGATAGCGTCCCAGTCTAGATCAGAGGGCTTCTTCTCAGGTACGAGCATGCCCCCTGTGATGAATGCGGTGTGGATATATGCGTCTGTCAACCCCTTTGCTTCGAGCGACTCGTTGAGGCTGTGGGCCGCAGACGCAATGCTATCCTCTGACGTGAGGTCGAGATGAAGAAGGTTCAGGCGTTCAGGATCAACCTTTTCTATAGGCTCGAGTATCAGTTTCTTAATCTCATTATCTGTCGCCCCCGTTCGGTGACTGGCATAAACAGGCAGGTTTGTGGTGCGCAGATACTGGCGTGTGAGTGCAACACCAAGACCGCGAGTGGCACCTGGGGTGACGAGAACAAACGGATTATGGGGCATAGCTGAAAAGATAGACGTGATTCATTTTTCCAATGGTGTTTTTTATACAGACATGGTCGCTGAAACAAATCTGAGCTATTCTCGTCCTGGACGCGCCGCCTTTCTCGTCACGTGCCGGGGGATACCTGTACAGATCATGAAAGGACAACAGTTCGATAGCAAAGGTCGGCTGGGAATTACAGGAGATATTAGCTAGTGTATAGTAAGTACAAATCCTCAGTAAATAACAGAAGGGACAGAGAAAACCAAGAAAACTGTTGCACACAAGTCCGTTGTTAAATAAGGGAATCACCAGGCGTCCTTCATAATTCATTCGTGAGTCGGTGAGGATCCTACTCATCGTCCATTTCTTCGATCTTTGCGTTGAGAATCTTGACGATTCCACTCATCTTCTCCACCTCTTTGGCGACAGATGCCTGGACGCGCTTCATCGAGGCCTCAATGTCATTAACGGCTTTGACGAGCTGAAGACGCGTAGGCCCCTTGGCGACCCGGCGCTTCTTGTTATGCCTAGTCCCGGAGTCgtgttcttcttcaacagtGCTGCCTTCTCCGTCGAGATCGTGGTTGTCTACCGCGCCGTTTTGCGGAGCGCTTGCTGGCGCCTTGCGCTTTGACGGAAGTTGAGAAGGCGCAGCACCCTTGCCAGCCGGGGCTTTCGCGCCCGCCGTTTCCGCGGGCCTCTTGGGAGCAGCTATTCACGGGCAAGAGATCAGACCAAGGCGCTGAGAGAACGAGCAAAATGAAGACGTACGTGCGGGCTTGGGAGCAGTGGTTGCGCTTTTACGAGGAGGCCCGGAGCTGTTGGAGCACTTTTGCTTCAACCGTTTGCAGTATTCGCATCGGGAACCCGCCACTCCCTTGCAGGGCTTGCCGGTGCGCGCGCAGCGGTCGCAGGGCTTTGGCGCGTTTGGTATGTTTGTCTAAATGGTGAGGTGTAAGGGATCTAGCGAGTGAAACTGGGCGCAGATGGGGCACCCACCGTAgtagctgctgctgctgccgctgcagGCTTGGGAGCGGGAGCCGGCGGGGGCTGATTGTCCAACTCGTCTCCTTCAGCATCTGCGTCGGCGTCATCGGGGTCTTCCTCTACTGGCTTGCGGTTGTGCTTGTGGGAGGCGGGTGGGACAGCGGGGTTCTCTCTGACGCGCGATGTCGCGGGGGGTACGATCTCGAGACTAGCGCTCCTGGACTTGGACATGGTAGAGGAGTAAGTAAATACAAAGGGGGACAGCGGGGGACTGAAAGGGAGCGGTGGTCGACAAAGGGAAAGCGCACTTTGTCTGGCGGGCGGGAGTGGCAGAAGAATGAAGGGCGCTTTGGGAAGAGAACAAAGCGTGCGTCAATGTCATTTTATTACGTAAGCCACTCATCggtcacatcacatcacacTTGCACTGACGCACTCTGGACGCCAAGACAGTCATGGGCGCCAACTGGGACCCACTACTCCTATGATTTTCTGCTCCAAGTCTTCTCGCGAGTCTTCTCCAGAGCGCCCAGTCTGCTCGCTGCTCAACACCTCAAGTCGCCGTCGGTCAGATCCAGCAGATTGGAAAAACACACCGTCTTTGGCAAGCGCGAGAATGGACTCTCCGCGAAAAGTGGATTCCACGTGTCGTGTCAAAAGAATCTCTCTTGTTTCCACATGTACAAAATTAAAGTTACCGCAAACATCCTCCGTCCGCCGTTAAGCTTCTTTGTCAACAAACGCCCCTTCTTCCTCGCTCCAGCCAAACGTCTCGGGCGCAATCCCCAGCTGCAGCAACATCGTTCCCAGTGTCGGCtgtcttccttcttcctctctcgGGCTCTCTGCACTCTCAGATGCCTGCCTTTCCTCTTCTCCAACCGGCACCACATCCCAGCCCCAGTTCCtgtccttctcctcctcgccttTTGTCTTCTTTGCCTCTCGTCCTTCATCCCATCCCCAGCTCTCTTCCACTGCCCgtttctttcccttcttgTCATCTTCTGCTGCGTTCGCGTTGTCCTTCACCGCGTCCCATACCTCCCAGGCAACCTCCTTACCAGCCTCAGACCACTTGTTCACAAGTCCTTCGAGAACTTCTTCTTGCACGTCTTCTCTGACTTTCAGCGCCCGCCTCAGAAGCTGCAGCTTTCGTTCCAAAGACTGGATTGTAGGCGTCAACCTCACAAGCGCCGCTTCgtctgctgttgttgacgacgagGCAAGCGGCGATTTGAATTGTGAGGACGCCCTTGCAGTCCTGTGCTTTATCTTCGTATCCGCTGGCtgagacgaagatgaagcagCAGCGGCGTTTGGTACCTTCGCCGTCTCCGCCGCCGCATCTTTGAGAATTGCCGAGTTGGCGGATGATATTAGTGGCCCAGATGATGGTGTCGGCGGCTTTGGGGCTAAGCGAACAGGGGCGTGTATGACAGGTGAACGAAATGGTCTCGAAAGTTTCTTTTGCTGTTGTTTGACTCCAGCCAGTGTGGGGCGTTTGGGGTTGGGCACCACATTCTTTGGTACTACCTGTCGATTTTGTGCCGAACTCGATTTGGCTTCAATAACAGGTGGAGGTGGACGTATAGGTGGGTTACTGGGTCCAGGTACCGGTAGATCAACCTCAGACGCAGTAAGGTTGAGTTCAGGTGGGGGGTATTGCTCGACATGCTTGGGGGGTTCGGCCGTTGCATCTAAAAAGTCCTGAACAAATGTTGGGGGAACCAGGGCACCCGATATCGAACTCATATGGTGTTGCGGATTTATATGTTGTTGAGGAGCAGGCAGTGGAAAGAAGTCATTGGATATATGCTAATAACACCTCAATGCCATGATAATTTGGATGAAAGCATCAATCAACGCACTGGATTCATATTGCGGTAAGGCCCATGGTCCAAAGGGTAATGAGAATAGGCGGTGTATGTTTGCTCCGTGTAGAAATCCTTAATTATCGTAAATGAGTGGTAAAGGGGCACTATCTCTATCGCAtacctcttcaacaccttcgGAAAGTGTTTGACTATATTCTTCGGGAACCGTTGGTGACGAGGTGGGAGGGGTCTGAATAGACCTATCCATGGGATTTGAGCTGGAGATCGGGCTTGAACTTTGCAAATAGTTTGAAGTCATCGATGGGGATGGCGGAGGCGAAGAACTAACAAGCTCTTGTATACCCACGACATCCGTTCTAAAGTCCTAGGGAGATCAAAGAAGTGTGAAAATTTCTCTTCTCGGGAATGCATACTGACATACCGGACTATGCGCTCGGACAATTGTCGCTGGTGTAAAATAAGGGTTTGATTGGGCACATTCAATATGCTCAAGTGGCGAAGACGAGGGAATGTCAGAGTGATGGGGGGCACAGCCCATGCCCATTTCTTCGTGAGATTGACCTGCTTGCTTTGTCGAGCGGAGCGTAGTATCAATATTGGTGGTATCAGGGCCTTGGGCCGATAAATTAGACGCATTTTGAATCAGATTTTGAGTTGAGCGTACCTGAAATCGCCAAGCCACGAATCGCAGATGAGCTCGAGGTATCCGGCCGATTCTCCAGACTTATG
The sequence above is a segment of the Psilocybe cubensis strain MGC-MH-2018 chromosome 4, whole genome shotgun sequence genome. Coding sequences within it:
- a CDS encoding 1-hydroxy-2-glutathionyl-2-methyl-3-butene dehydrogenase — translated: MPHNPFVLVTPGATRGLGVALTRQYLRTTNLPVYASHRTGATDNEIKKLILEPIEKVDPERLNLLHLDLTSEDSIASAAHSLNESLEAKGLTDAYIHTAFITGGMLVPEKKPSDLDWDAIKETFQINTISHMLIIKHFSRFLPSPSIKNLETPAKWAHVSARVGSIQDNMRGGWYSYRSSKAALNQVMKTFDLYLEQSSAKAMCVGVHPGTVKTDLSKGFWDSAVRQESFEAIDAATNLINVVENLSLQQRGKVWDWAGKEVPW